A window from Pongo abelii isolate AG06213 chromosome 6, NHGRI_mPonAbe1-v2.0_pri, whole genome shotgun sequence encodes these proteins:
- the GIMAP6 gene encoding GTPase IMAP family member 6 yields MEEEEYEQIPQENPSEKLSQDPVLELSGGLMEKEQKTPRRLRLILMGKTGSGKSATGNSILGRDVFESKLSTRPVTKTSQTGSREWAGKELEVIDTPNILSPQVSPEVAAAIRQAIVLSAPGPHAVLLVTQLGRFTDEDQQVVRRLQEVFGVGVLGHTILVFTRKEDLASGSLEDYVRETDNQALAWLDVTLARRHCSFNNRAQGEEQEAQLQELMEKVEAILWENEGDYYSNKAYQYIQQNFRPKELQERQVTQGQGSEDVPGEESWLEGLYRIQKESEEAHRCLLGRANL; encoded by the exons atggaggAAGAAGAATACGAACAAATTCCCCAGGAGAATCCCTCAGAAAAGCTGTCCCAGGATCCTGTGCTGGAGCTGTCAGGAG GTCTAATGGAGAAAGAACAGAAGACCccaaggagactgaggctcattCTCATGGGGAAAACAGGAAGTGGGAAGAGTGCAACAGGAAACAGCATCCTCGGCAGGGACGTCTTCGAGTCTAAACTCAGCACCAGACCCGTGACCAAGACCTCCCAGACAGGGAGCCGAGAGTGGGCTGGGAAGGAGCTTGAGGTGATTGACACACCCAATATTCTGTCCCCCCAGGTCTCACCAGAGGTGGCAGCTGCTATCCGCCAAGCCATCGTCTTATCCGCCCCAGGGCCCCACGCCGTGCTCCTGGTGACACAACTGGGCCGGTTCACAGATGAGGATCAGCAGGTTGTCAGGCGCCTGCAGGAGGTCTTTGGAGTGGGGGTTCTGGGTCACACCATCCTAGTGTTCACCCGGAAGGAAGACCTGGCCAGCGGCTCCCTGGAAGACTATGTGCGAGAGACCGACAACCAGGCCCTTGCCTGGCTGGATGTGACCCTTGCACGGCGCCATTGCAGCTTCAACAACAGGGCACAGGGGGAGGAGCAGGAGGCCCAACTGCAAGAGCTCATGGAGAAAGTCGAAGCCATTCTGTGGGAAAATGAAGGAGATTATTACAGCAACAAGGCTTACCAATACATCCAGCAAAACTTTCGGCCGAAAGAACTACAGGAAAGGCAAGTAACCCAGGGCCAAGGCTCTGAGGATGTGCCTGGTGAGGAGTCATGGCTGGAAGGACTGTACCGGATCCAGAAGGAATCTGAGGAAGCCCACAGATGCCTGCTGGGGAGAGCTAACCTTTGA